The window tatattgtatcttatgtatatatattctcttatatattttcttgtagtatatatattgtatcttatgtatatattgtagcttataaatatattttcttgtagtatatatattgtatattatgtatatattgtagcataatatattttcttgtagtatattatattgtatcttatgtatatatattctcttatatattttcttgtagtatatatattgtatcttatgtatatattgtagcttataaatatattttcttgtagtatatatattgtatattatgtatatattgtagcatataaataattctaagtatagacaaagaaatattgcgaaaagaagctcatgggtagaagcaataaattttattaccaaaaaatgacatatctttcttagtcatccttcccccaatggaatgagcacaacaaggtactaataccaccattagaaggaaaaaaactaaggaagatgtgccaaaatacaagttacatattattctatgtattatctctaacagatctcataaatccttcaaggttcggaggaggttgcgttggtggtggtggaaaagaagcttgttcatcaccacttccgggcgaagccgaatcctccgtaagttccgctatcatttcttcataagcttcatctatcgccggttgtgcttctgcaattccaaagtttcttctttccgagcggatccaatctctaaacaatactgatttttccaagctatccctcatagacgctctatgatcacctatttgcagtcttgcttgactgaaagcgctctctgatgcaacagttgaagcttgaattgataaaatatcctgagccatccttgcaagaacaggaaaatgtttttcccttgccttccaccattccaaaagatcaaaagagccgtctggattctccttttcaagtccctgagacaaataaacttgaagctcatttagatgtgaagtttcatcataattttcaccttgagaccccttgaactccgtccaagatttaagagcttttaagcccgcaactcttttagaggattgtgagctagacgaagtaggggttggaatagttggcctagcatgctctaaggcaagttgataagcattataaacagtttgagcgttaatcttaattgaagcttttgcatctgcaagtgtcgcaatttcctcatttgaaagatctaaagtcttataaatatttgaataccaaaaatgaggacctcccaatttcattgtaggatttagcattgcagcaagaccataaataggagggataggaaaaaaatattttttaaacttttgtttcatttcatttatagcaagttcataaatatccccaccctcactaaattcaacaaacaaatcagatagtgctgcaatataaactaaacagtttgaaatagtaggataatattgcccagaaaatgcatttgttgcaatttgaaaatgttctaaaaaatctaaaagaattttaacattagtccaatcttgagtggtaagcatttcatcatcatcttcaccacctacccgagaattaaacgttgcattaattgggtttctatattcatatgctactactaaactttcgtacatacaattccatctagtcgggcaaggtttaggaacctttctttctctaaggccatattcatcacattttttaaaatactctctaagtctacttctacggtttgaataaaaaagccaattaagagcaattctaaccttttcaatttctatgtttaatattcgcataccatcaccgacaattaaatgataaatatgacaaatacatctaacatggaaaatattagtaaatgcaggatttagtgttgttgtaagcatgcctatagcactggtgttactagaagcattatccattgaaattgccattattttatcgctaaagcaaaaatatctacaaatatctgcaacagtgttagctataaatttacctgtgtgacgcgaattaattattctataatttATGGACCCAGATTTCTGTGAACCCAAAAGTATAAGATTGAGGTCCACAAATTTATGAGATAAAAAAGAACCtcatatatataagttgtatgcGACACAAAATAAAAATACGTCTTTTAATAATGATGATAAATTTATGCAATTTAAGGTAAACACCGACTAAACTCCGTCAATTATTTAGTGTAGATATGAATCCGTGACTTGTGAGCAGCGACCAGACACGGGTTCCCCTTAATCCACCGTCATTTGCGCAGTGTATCACTGCTTAACTTCACTCATCTGCCCAACTCCACGCGTTTCAAATCCCACCATTTTTCTTCCATTGTCCTTTTATTCTGTCTTCTACTTTCCTTTTACATTCCTTATTAGGTTAATCAATAGTGCCATAACCCTCTACAATCCTAGTCCTATTATTAACGTGCATCACTAGTGTTCCAACCGACAAAATGGTGGAAGAAGAAGTAGGAGAAGAGTACCTTTTCAAGATTGTGGTTATAGGGGACTCTGCTGTTGGCAAATCCAACTTGCTGTCGCGTTTTGCCCGTGATGAGTTTGACCATAACTCTAAGGCCACCATTGGAGTTGAGTTCCAAACCCAAGTAGTGGAAATTGATGGCAAGGAAATTAAGGCCCAAGTTTGGGACACAGCTGGTCAAGAACGTTTTCGGGCAGTCACTTCTGCTTATTATAGAGGTGCTGTTGGGGCTCTCATTGTTTATGATATTAGCAGAAAGACCACTTTTGAGAATATCAAATGTTGGCTTGATGAACTCAACAGTAAGCCCCTTTTTCCTTGGATTTTATTTGGCAAAAGCTGTGAACTTTTGCGGAGGAATATGTGGAGCTTTTTTGGTTTGATCTGGGTCCATTGTTTCTCTGCTCTGTTGATTTATAATCTGGGTAGTTGATACTGTGCATTTTATTCCCTTTTTGGTAAATGCTGATTTGTTCATTTTGACATCAATTAACTTGGGTTCTGCGTAGTTCTCATCAATTTTTGGGTGTACTTCATCTTTATTGATGTTATAAGCTGGGATTCGATGCAGCAAATGTGGTTTAAATTAGCAACTACATTTACTTGGGAACAACTAAAGGAATTCCCCACTTACCAGAAAAAGGGTGTATTGCAAATTGCAATGTCTCTGGAAAAATGCACTCTTGATTTACTAAATTGTTTACTCAACAGTTTACACATGGAAATACAAAACTAATGATGTCTGATTCTGGGTGTAGCAGTTGTTTGTTTACTATTGCATAAGGTTCATATCTATAAGCTAGCTGTAAGAGTATCAATTCtgctggatttttttttttttaaaaagtaccaATTTTGCTGATAATTTTACTCCTGCGCATTTCATGTGTATGAGCATGTATTACTTTGTTTCTAAACCTGTTTGAAGCTCGACATGTTGCAAGTTtcattttgtgtgttttgtttcaaaGTGAGCTGTCATCAAGATTGGTGACGGTAAAAGCACTTTTGACTACATTGTATCAAGGCAAATTATTTGTCTACATATGATTGTGAAAAATGTAATAACTGGCCAGCTATGGACAGCTATATAGATTATTTACTGGTACAGCTATTGTGAGTAGCCTGATAGAGTTGAGAATAACTACAAGGCATACATATAATTTTTGGATTATGGTGAATGGAGAGTCACATCCCAGTCTTCCTTGTATGAGGTCCAACCTGTGCTTACTTATGTGTCAAGAGAAGTAACCTAAATATAAGTTTGAATTTTGGCATAGTTGAGGCATTAAGGATCATTGCTTTAAAATCACGTCATTTTCTAGCTCATCTTCCACTTGCAGTTGTGCAACCAAGATAGTTCTGCTGGAAGTCTTGGACTTGTCTGATT of the Nicotiana tabacum cultivar K326 chromosome 7, ASM71507v2, whole genome shotgun sequence genome contains:
- the LOC107764560 gene encoding ras-related protein RABA5b-like, yielding MVEEEVGEEYLFKIVVIGDSAVGKSNLLSRFARDEFDHNSKATIGVEFQTQVVEIDGKEIKAQVWDTAGQERFRAVTSAYYRGAVGALIVYDISRKTTFENIKCWLDELNTHCDTTVARMLVGNKCDLENIRDVSIEEGKNLAEEEGLFFIETSALDSTNVKTAFEIVIREIYKNLSRKVLNSDSYKTELSVNRVSLANGTDMSKQKASCCSR